The sequence GTGCAAGTGATACGACTGTCCTTTGTGAAGAATAGCTTTGCGCCGATTGGCACACCAAGACTGTGAAAGCGCGTATTGGGACTACGGACGCGCTTGCCCGCCATGGTGCCGCCATCTCCATTAGTACGAAGTCTCTTCGTATTTGGAAATGCGTTTTTCCCACCGTGATAATGTTTTGCGCAGATCCGCATGAAGGTATCGTTATCCGTTAAGGCATATTCCGTGCGGAAGCGCACACAGTAGAGTAAATTCAAAGCAAACTCTAAATTGGCAACAGACACTCTTTCTTCAAGCATAACCAGCGTGTCGACGATGGTGGTCAGCCTACTCGAAAAATCCTCTGGTAGGAAAACCCCGTCTGCGTTGCGCCAACAAGGTACTCCGCCCACTTCCGCCTCATGGACTTCCGGAAGGAAAAGCTCTCGGATGCTCTCTAATGCCTCGGCACTGAGGTGTGGCATCTCCGTTTCTATCTCGTGAACGGTCAAAGTGCCGTCCGCCTCTTCAAGCCATCCTGCAATCTTCTCTGAGATTGCCGCCAAACGTTCCTCTAAGCTAGATTCAGGCTGACAACAGAAGAGCCCCCCCTTCCTACCCGTAGCAATCGTGAATCCCATATGCCCAAGAAGCGCAGCACAATCCTCTAACGTGGCTATATTACGGAAAACGCTGCAAAAAGCTTCCAACAACCGTTCGACCGCAAAACAACCGTATTCCATAAGCCATGCCATCGCCTGTCCATTGAATGCAGACAACGACTCTTCATCCAAAATCATCTCGCATGTAAACCACAGCCCACTCTTCGACCGGAACATGGCTGATTTCAAATCCTCGACCTGCCAATCTTCAAATGGGACTTTCTGCCGCAATAGTCGCACGGCCATGGCATCGAATGACACGCCATTGGGGCATACCCGCGTGAATGCCGTCAAAAGCTCAGGAATCGTCATACAACCCTCCAGTCATTGTTTTGCTGGGATGTCATCAGATTGTGCACATCAAAGGGGTAGTTTTTTGATTCCGTGACACTTGAAGCCTCTCTCACTGCTATTTAATGGCATTATCGGAACAAGGCATGGCAAGAACGATTAGGTGGGACGTCATGCGATGGATACCTGTCGACTTTGCGGATGCGGGAACTCAGACTTGGGCGAGGTTAAGAGCCGAATATCGGTCCGAACGTCTCCTCGAGTTTCCTACGTGCCTCCAGGGTTACCCCACGAGTTCCCTTCAGTTTGCCGTCTAAAAGATCAGCAACAATGCGCTGATGAAGCCCGTTCTTAGCAGCCCAAGATGTGACACTTTCACCAATATCCACAAGTTTGTGGGCCACAATTTTCTTTCTCTGGTCTTTCTCCATACTGGCACCCTTGTTTCTTAGCCCCCTCTCAAACTGCCCGGATACTACTCTTATCAAGAGTAGAAGTCAATGAAGTATGGCCATCGGAACCTAGATCATTTAAGTAGCTTAAATCTCACTATCTAGCCGCATTAAGCATCTGAGGCGGTACCCGTCTCTTGTCGGTGGCTCAGGACCACCCCACCTTCATTCTCTTATGCCTTATTTACCCTTCGGCGGCATTACCACCTTCTTCATCTGCTCATTGATTCCTGCAATTTGCTGCGCAGTGTAGAAGAGTACGTCGCGACCGGTGTCAGTCCCAAGAAGCCTTGTTGTAATGTTGCCGAGGAAGTCGCCATAGGCTGTGGAGAAAGGGATTGATGCATGTTGAGGGAACTGATCCTCAAGAAGTATCTTGTGGTCTATTAGTGATAGAGCTTCTGAAAAAGCGGCAATAATGAGATTCCTAGCGACGTCCCCTTTCCCTTCTTTCACCATCCTTTTGTACCATCTCTGGCTGTCAGGGGCAGGGAGAAGGCTGATGAGGGTCAAGACGGAGTATGGTTGACTTTCCGGTACCTCTATCATCGTTAGGTTAATGACTAGCCTTCCACCAACATATCCCCAGTCGATTCCCCAATCGGTATGCCAGTTAGGTTTTTCGAGCCGGTTCCGCCATTCGTTGGTCACCTTAGCAACCGCTTCATGTATGGTACGAAGGCCCTCGTCAAAATTTGTACGGAAATCGGCGTACATTTTTTCGCGTAGGAAAATGGGGATGTCGCAGTCTCGAAAGAGCACAGGGAGGATGACTATCCGCCGCTCTTCAAGTTCTCGGATTAAGCCGCTGTTCAACTCCTTTCTGCACCATTCTGAGGCAACAGCATCTGGTGAGAGGACCACAAGAAGTGCACTAGCATCTGTGATCGCCTGTTGGACCTTATCGATTATGGACTCGCCAACATGCATTTCCCACCGATCAAGCCAGACATGTACATTCCGCGCGACCAGTTGCATAGCAAGATTATCGACGAAGTCCTTATCTGTGTGAGAGTAGCTGATAAAAAGCGGCATTTTCCCCTCGATTTCGCTCCAGATTCTTCAACGTCCTGGGAAATTTTAGATACGACCTTGCTCGACTAATCTGCGATAGTGTTCACCAAGGACAGTTAGCCTACATGCCTTGTTCCCCATCGCTGCGTGCCACATATGAGGAGCATCAACAGGGACTACAAGCCCGACACGGTTGTATTTCTGTAAAATTGCGAATTTTGCCGTATTGACCGGGTTGGGTGCCGGAATTGACAGATCTGCCCCTTGTCGCTCAGGCTCGAAGGACGGATCGAGAGGGAACTCATCTCCCGCTTTAGGGAAAAATTCGGTAATGCGTTGCAGTTCAGTCAGGGCCACTGGGGCCTGAACCCTTCGAAGAGAGACGAAGCTTTTTACATTTGTTTTAAATACCGGACGCTGGTCCCATGGCCCAAGAGACTGGTCTATGTGAGCATAGACACTACCAGGCGTTACATCACCAACAAGGTTCCCCGCAGCGCCGCTCAAGGCATCGACAAGCAACGTGGTGAAGACACCCGCTCCATTCTTTTCCGAGGCATACTGTTCGGCAGTAGAGGCAGTCAGGATTGTCGTTCCTTCTTTGAGTTCTGCGACATTCGAAGCCAAGGCTGAATTTCCGGCAACTCCAGAGTGGCAGCTGTCCAGTATGATGATGCGATTTCTGGCAGACGATTGGTTGGCGAACGCAACAACCTCGCTGAGCGGTATCCCTTCATCGCCGGATTTTGCATCGCTTGCAATCAGGTAGCCGCCGGTGCTCTCAATGTGACCATGTCCTGCGAAGTAAAAGAGTGCGGTCTCACATTCTCCAGCAAATAGTTCCCTGATGCCGTCCCGGAGTTGTGCCCGTTTGACGAAATCCGAAGGACCTGTTCCTGTTAAAAGCTTTGTCCCGAAGTTGACAGTTCCGTCACTGTTCCGATCAAGAACCGTCTTTACCGTGTGTGCATCGTTCACACAGCCGAACAGTGGTGTAACATGCTCATAGTAATCAATACCGACAACCAAAGCCTTCCGCATGCCCCCTACCTCCCACCGCCAATGAGATTTTTCAGGTTTTCCCACGTCCACTTGTAAAGCTTGTCCGAGGACGTCGCTGACGTAGGTTTCACGCAGGTTTTGTCAGAATATGCTGCAAGGTGGAAGTATTCCTTCTTCTTCTCCTTAGCAATTGTGAGCTCTGCTGCTACCCCTGTTGCCTTGTCCGTCTTTGTGCCGCAGAGCACTACTACAACATCGATGTTGTCCATTCGGCGTCCAACTTTCTCCTTCCAGTCACCAGTCAAGTGCTCTTTGACCGATGCATCCTTGAAGTCGAAAGGACTATCTGGAAGCTTTGCCTGACCGGCCAACATGATCTTTGCGCCTTCATCGTTATCGTAGTCAAAGCTAATGAACACCCGTTTTTTTGCTGTCATTTCTTGACCTCCGGATTAGTTTATTAGGAGTTTTATATACTCCCCATACCATTCCAACGGGACCTATGCCGAACCACCGCAACCTAAAGCAATTTTCACGTTATGGCAAGTTCATTTTGAAAGATTTAAGTAGTAACAGTAATCAGATAAGACAGTAGAGGCAGGAGGCGTTATGACTTGAGACCGTGGTGTGGTGGACTGCTGGGTATAGAATGTCTTCTTGGCCAGGAAAAGAACCTCGTGGACCAGAAGAGGACCGCGGCCCCAACGCAAAAGCCCTCAGCGAATGCCAAGGGCCTTTGTTTTTAATGGTCCGAAGGCAGGATCCAAACCTCCGCCCCTATGCTCCCGAAACAGATGCGGTAACTGCGCTTTGGAACACCCACGATCAGAAGAGCCTTTAAAGAAACCCGAAAGGTTGCCGTCACGCCCTCATACTTATAGTTCGGTCTCCTACGCCTCAGCCCCCAACAAAAATCTCCTAGCTCCTGTGTGCCTGCCATAGATCTGACCGTTTAGGGCCTCTATACCAGATAAGAGCCGGTAAAAATCTTGGGTCTCCAAATTTGAGTGTGGAATAGGGCTATAGCTTGCCGTCCTTTAATGAAGGCTAACAAGGTGGAAATATCCACTCCGTAGTTGATGACTTGTGGCTCTTTTGTCCAACGGTTCGGGAGTTGACCGGCCTCCTCTACTTGGGCCGGTCTTGCCGCTGGTTGAATGTCTTCCTTCGGCTTTACTTTTCACCCGCAAGCAGGTTGTCTACTCGGGCTGGGCCGCACACAACTGTCAATAGCAGGTGGATTTTCTGCTTGCCTCGTTTTTTCTCCCTCAGCACCCAAATCGGTACTCTGCTCATGATCTTCTGATGTCTCATCTTCAAGTTGCCAAAAATCGCTCAAGTACTCATGTGATAGAGGCTGCCGTGAAAACAATAAAGGTGTAGTTTCGACTTCACAATCGTGCACTTCATAATAGCAACCAGCACCACTCATCCTGCGACCATCACCCTTAACTTCGAGTAAGTATGAGACGAGTCCGATTCTGGTTTTATCAACATGCTTGAGATTGAGTTGTACGAATCTTTCTTCGATGATTCCAGACACACTGAATGTCCTGAGTTTTTCTATTTCTACATCTCCTTCATCTGCATGAATGTAAACAGCCTGCCCTTTCAATTCGTTTGCATGCTGAGTGAGCTCAAACTTTGCATTTTGCGCAAGATCCCTTGCATAGCAATACCATTCACCGGCAATTTGGGTGCCTGAGTAAATAACATTTTGGTACCAAGGCAAAATTACGGCCTTGAAGATGGTTAGTGCCAGGTATAACAAGCCACTTGTAATAACTCCACTGACAACGCCTAATATGACAGTTTGTGAAGAATTCATATCTTTCCCTTCTCATTTCTCATTGCTGAATGTTCGGCTGGGGGTGCAGCGGCGTGGCCGGCTTCCCGCAGCCATAGTCGTAGCGTATGTATCCGTATTACGCGTGACATCAAAGATTCATCCTCTTTACCCCCTGTTCTTGGGTCCAACGGCGTGGGAGATCACCTGACGGTTATTTTGGTCAGGTGCATCTTCCTTGTTGGATTTAGATAATTGCAACTTAATTATCGGTACGCCAACCAATGAATACATTTTCTAATCCACCCCCACCGGTAACATCAGGGTTGCTTGGAGGAAGGGCATTTCCATAAACTACTACTTGAAATGAATCAATATATCTGACGCCCTCTCCTAGGGGGAGCTCAAAAAAGTGATCTTTTGTGTAGATTATCCCAAAATCTTTCTTATTTTCATGGCCTGCAGCAAGCGGATATGTATGATAAACACCATCCACAATAAGGATGATATTCGTATAATACCCACCCATACTTTTATGTTTTGACCAACGAATATTTGTGATCCACCCAGGTTTGTTATCCTTAGACATCTTGCTGTCGTAAGCTGTACATTCCTTGACTATTGGACCTAGAGTGACAGCATCTCGTGAATAAATTACATCTCCTCTAAAAAATTCATGCAACTTACCATATATTGGCAGAGGTGTTTCATTACTTATATTCTGTATTTCCATCTTATCTGCGGCAAAACTCTCAAAACCAGATGATACGCAATAAGACACACAAAAGAGCAGCAACAAAAACCTCATATGGTTCACCTCGATATTTTTAAGTTCCAACGGGCCGGGCCTTGACACGCGCCGGGGCGGTTCTCAGCCCCGGTCGGCGTTCAAGGCCCTGGTTGAGTGCTCTCTATTCAAGTATGGCGGTACTTCCAGAGCGGCTTCGTAGTCAGAACGGCGATAAAACGGCCATACAGATTTGTCGCCTCTTTCTCCTTTAGTCTTAATCCTGTTGCGGATTAATGACGCTATTCCGAAAGTAAAGAGGCCAAGAAAAGCCCAAGGAACTTCTTTTATCCCCGTTTTCCTCGGCCATTCGTATTCAAGGTCTGTTTTCAGGAAGAGGATATACCGAGCAGCAATCGGTTTTCCTTCCTCCGGAATTGCCCACTTGCCTGTCAGTTTATGTTCGTGGAGATCGTCGTAAAGCGGCCAAGCTCCGTTGTAGAGCACCTCGCATACTCCAGCATCTTTGCTATATTTCTGCCTGTCTTCAAATTGGTCGTTCGAAATTTGTCCGCATATCAGGTGCCGAAAGTTCTCAGCGAGTATGTCTCTTGCTTTTCTGTCTATCATTCTTTACTCACTCAACGGGTTGCGGGTGAGCGGTGGAGCGACCTTGCTCTCACAGGCTCCTATTCGCTCCTATTGACTCGCGCAGTCCGTCTCCAGAGATACGATTCTTCTAAAAAGGCGACTTCAAATCGTTAGGGCACCATTTTGCCTATTGACAGACGGGGGCCTGATAAGTGTTGGAATCCTTTTTAAAATGTGCCAAGTCAGGGGCTGAGCGGTTTCCCCGATGGCTCAATCACTAACTCTCAATCCGATCGTTGTCCCGATATAGTCTGTAAAGTGACCATGGCCATAAAAGAACAAAAAGGGTCACTATCGAAGTTTGAAGTGCTGCTATAACAAAAATGGCGATGGAGACAAGAAAAGCCGTAAGTTTGAAGCCTTTGCCCAGTTGCAGCGGCAGAAGCAAAATAACTGTGATTAGCGCGGAGATGAGTCCCGACAGCAGGAGCAGGACGAGCCGTGGGCTGTTAGACAAAATCGCCATAAAGTCTGTCAGGCCTCCAGCATTAAGAACAACCGCCGTGGCCCCAAGATTCCCCGCAGCGGCACAGGCACTCGCCACTACTGCATTTGTTCTCTCTTTTGATGTTTTCATTCTTTCTTGTCCAACGGGTTGCGGGTGAGCGGCGGAGCACCCCAGCTGGTTCAAGCTTTCGCCGTCTTCAACCGACTTGCGAAGACCGTCTCCACCCGTTGTTGTTGGGCAACTCCTCGGCGGACTGAGTTACATCAGCGGGTGCCTTCATTTAAGTCCTCACGGATCTTCCCATGTACAATCTATGTCATATCCATATTGCGGAACACGGAGCCAACAAGCTCGGCTCTGCCCGTTCCGATCCTTTATTTTGACGTAATAAACACTTGCTCGTTTCGTATTGAAAAAATAGGGATTCTTACCCATTCCCTTGGAGGAGATGCCCGTAATTGCGTATCCCTGCTCGGCTGCCCATGTCCTCAATTTGTAATTGGTTCTTTTAAATGCGAAAACAATCAAGGAAATGACAAGAATCAGCACCAAACTGGCAAATATTTCAGGAGTGTAATATCCGAAAATCATCCCTTTATCTCATGGTCCAACGGGCGGAAGTTGACCGGCGCGGCCGGTCTAACTTCCTTGTTGGGAATTCTAACTTCAATTTGTCCTGTGTCGAGGGCTGCCCCCTCTCATCCTCTTTCTGCATTAAGCCTCCTACTCAGCCTCGCCCCCTCGGCTCTATTAAAAGCCTATTGATGCTCATCTAGCCTGAAAGTATCAGATGAAAGTTGCGAAAAATCATTTCGTCTAAGAGCTGCCATCGCATGCCCTACACAGTACCCATCAGTAGCACCGTGTACCATATGATACACAATATCCATCACAAACTTTTTACCCTGACTTTGGTTCCACATTATATCTATATGCTCGTTAAGATTGCCATGGTCGTCATGAAATTGTATCGACTTACACTCAAAACCAAATACTGATATTCCTGAAAGATCACGTAGTATATTCTTAATTGTCAAGCCAGTTGCCTCTACAATCCTCTCAACATCAACATGTATATTTTCTGGAAGTTCTGCATGACAACCTAACAATATTATTGTTAACAATACTTCTTTTTCAGCATCAGTTAGTCGTTTAAGTATATTAAAAAATTCAAGACACACTTTATATGCATAATATTTATTACTGTTAGTTTTACATTTGAGCTGCTTAAATAAATAGTCCGGATCGGCTGGGAAATAGTTTTCTCTTTCCCAGACCCCTATCTTTTGTACAATTAAATTCGCTAGTTCAACAGGGTTAACACTTTTCAAATTTATGTAATTTATGGTGTCTGGCAGGCCAGGTATGGCTGTATCGTCGAAACGAGCAGGAAGAATATACTCATGCTTCTCCTTTATGGCCCGAGCTTGAGCTGACCTCAATTCATGGTTGGTCCAGATTTTTTTGGCATATCTGTTCGAAGCAAAGACCACGCAATAACGTGCTGAGTTTTGGTAGATGTCATCCAAGTGCGAGTATAAGTCTTTCCCCCATAGTGCAACCAACTCGTACCTGTCGTAAAATACTCTCACTCCTTTGTGTTTTAAGGATTCAGCAACTTCCTCTACATACCCCCTTTCTTCTTCAGCAAACGATAAACACACATCATAGGAAAAAGATTTAATTTTATTTATTTTATGCACAACAACCTCACTTGAAAAGGGTAATAAGAATCCATGCCAAATGTTTTAATCTGGTTACAGTTCTACCACCTGAATTGATTCTTATTTCATAAAATCATTTCTTCGTAGCTATCTGTTCATTATGGACTCAATTACATTACATGACTTTTGCCAAATACTGTCTGCTAGCTCATCATAAGTCATAACCACAGAAACCCCAGGTGTCTCAAGAAGGCTTAAGTTGGTAATGCTCACGCTTGGCTCTTTCTGACTAATAGTTTGTTGAACTTCTCCGTATGCGGTGGCTGCATTAGCTGTACTCGGTTCGTTCCAGCCATCAAGAAATGACAAAATGTGTGCTCCCATACTGCTCCCGACAGCCATTCTGAAGAAGTAAATCAATCGCTGATTGTATGTGATTCGATAAAGTCGGCTGCCTTCAGGGGTAGTTTTGCTCACGGTCAAACCGGCCTCTCGAAGTACCGGTATGCGCTGGTCAATTACAGTTTCGATGTGTGCGACAAGGTTATATGCTTCTTGAACAGGATCGAGGTTCGCTCTACCGATTCTCGGTATTCGAAATCCTGGGGGAGTCGGGGCAGGGGTGGTTGTTGTAGTGGCAACTTGCGCCAGAATTGGCGTAAGCGCTTCTGCATGCAGCTTCTGCAGCACTAAACTTGCTATTGATTCTACATTAACCTTTCGGAGATCAAGGTAGCCAATTGTTGGAGGCAAACCTAGCAGTTCTGTATCGTCAATTTTAATAGGTAAAATATACTCGGCGTTGTCCCGAAAAGCACGAGCTTGCGCGCTTCTTAACTCGTGGCTGGTCCAGGCTTTTGCTGCATAGTGTTGAGATATGAAAACAACACAGAACCGAGCTGATTTACGGTACACTTCATCAAGGTGTTGATAGAGGTCTTTGCCCCAAAGGTTTGCTTGTTCCCAACTATCGAAAAAAACCCGCACGCCGGATTCATTTAGTTTATTCACGAATTGTTCGACTACCAAACGATCTTCTCCAGCAAAAGAAACCGTGATGTCATACTTAAACCCGCTTATTTGTTCATTCACTTTTATCTCCTTTCGTTCCTGTGCCAACTACCTATTGAGCGGTTCACGCGCGCGTGAACCGCTGATCGTCCTAAATCGGTTATTCTACCGGATCCTTACAAGTTCGACAAAATCCCGTTCTGCAAAGATGACCCAAATGAAGCCATTTGGATAGATTATCGTATTGAAAGGCTTATTTATCGGGATAAATGTTCCAACTGGCTTGTTGGGCGGTTTTCTGTACAACATCCCGTGACATCCTCAGCAAGCCGAATTTATAACGGTTTTAGGCAGTGGTCAATGAAAAACAGCTTATCATTATCCCGATCACTTTACGCCTCTAAAAATTGGAAACCACTTCGGGTGATGTCTTTACAGGACTAGATCGTATCGGCCGAATCGCGTTGATGTGCTGGGTAGGATACGGACTGATTTCAGCATTCTAGGCGGGGTCGAGTTGGTAGGCCTTGTTGAAGTTCGTGAATGATACGGCTGATTGAGAAGGTGTCGTGGAAGATGACGCAGTTGGTGACAAGATGGTTGAGCGAGGATCAAGGATAGGATGTCAGTGATCGCAAAAAATCCACACTATATTTTTGTTTGGATGATTTTGTCACCCATTGCGTTTCCACACCGAAATTCGAAGAGCCAAAATCTTTTTTTAGGGGAGACATAATACACTTAAAGCCATCCGAGACACAGGAGGAGCATTCCCGCCTACTCTTTATTCCCTTTATTTAGGTAATCCGCCAATATTCCGCGGCTATGTTCATCATCATGACAGTAAACACAAAGATTTTCCCAATTCGAACCATCACTGGGATTATTTTTATGGTTTCCATCTTTATGGTGCACCGTGAGCAGGTGAAGGTTACTTTGTTCAAACTCTCGGGCGCATTTAGCGCAAATCCATCCGTGAAGCTTAAGTGATTTCGCCCGGTAGTCCTCAAGTGCGGACCGTTCCCCTCGCATTTTCAAGACGAGCTCGTCTGCTTCCTGCTGCGAAATGGGTTTTACCGTACGGGGCCTTCTTGAATTGAATCCAGCAGACATGTGACCTCCGATTGCCATCGCCAAAGCCCCCCAACCTGCGGGGAAGGCTCTCCGGCTCAAACCTTTGCCATCTTCCCGCAAGAATGCTATCATCCCCCCCAGAAATCAAGCTCCAATTAATTTTATCCCTGGTGCACCTTTTCAGGACCTCGTCTAAGAACGATTCCCACCCGCCAAAAGGAAAACAGCCCGTACCTACCGAAGGCAATTGCCGAATGTCATCAAATTTGGCATGGGCAAAGTTTTTCAGAAATTCAAAGAGTGTCGGGGTAGAGTTTCTAAAAAAAGAGTGGGGGGTACCGCCCGACGGGAGCAACTGGGAAAACCTTTGCGTCTACTGCCACGACGACGAACACAGCCGCACCATCCTAGCCGACTACCTCGCGGAGAAGGACAAGAAATAAAGAACAAGGCGTTTAACAGGGATGAAGGGGATAAAAGGGATAACTGCAAAGGCAAAAACACGAACCTTTATTTGGTTTAAAAGCCTTTATCCCTTTCATCCCCTTCATCCCTGTCAGTTTGCCTTTTGCTTTTGACAAACTCCCGCCGCTTTACCTACAATGTCCCGTTGTTCCGGGCACCCCGGCCTCAATAGTCCCCCAGGAAGGAAACCTCGATGCTGCACCTGAAGAAACTCTCCAAGGATTTCGCGGGAAAACCGCTTTTCGTAGACATCAGCTGGCATCTGAAAAAAGGCGAGCGCGTCGGTCTAGTCGGCGAGAACGGCGCCGGCAAGTCGACCCTCATGCGCATCATCGCGGGCGAGGTGGAAAGCACTAGCGGCGACATCCAGATCACCCGCGGCGGCACGGTAGGTTACCTCCCGCAGGACGGCATCGTCGCGAAAGGCCAGCCGCTCTTCGCTGAGGTGATGACGGCGCTCTCCGAACTGCAGGAGATCGAGCGTGAGATCGCCCAGCTGACCGCGCGCCTGGAACACGAGCCGCACGACGCGCCGGGGCACGACCAGCTCCTGGACCGCTTCGGCCACCTCCAGGAGGAGTTCCGCCTGAAGGGGGGCTATGCCATGGAGAGCGAGGTCGGCAACGTCCTCACCGGTTTAGGTTTCTCCTCCGCCGACTGGGAAAAGGAGTGCGGCGAGTTCTCCGGCGGCTGGCAGATGCGCATCGCACTCGCGAAGCTCCTCCTCAAGAAGCCGAACGTCCTCCTTTTGGACGAGCCTACCAACCACCTGGACATCGAGGCGCGCAACTGGCTCGAAGGCTACCTGCAGAACTACCCCTACTCCGTGATGCTGGTCTCGCACGACCGCTTCTTCCTGGACCAGGTCTGTTCG is a genomic window of Geomonas ferrireducens containing:
- a CDS encoding helix-turn-helix domain-containing protein — its product is MEKDQRKKIVAHKLVDIGESVTSWAAKNGLHQRIVADLLDGKLKGTRGVTLEARRKLEETFGPIFGS
- a CDS encoding toll/interleukin-1 receptor domain-containing protein — its product is MPLFISYSHTDKDFVDNLAMQLVARNVHVWLDRWEMHVGESIIDKVQQAITDASALLVVLSPDAVASEWCRKELNSGLIRELEERRIVILPVLFRDCDIPIFLREKMYADFRTNFDEGLRTIHEAVAKVTNEWRNRLEKPNWHTDWGIDWGYVGGRLVINLTMIEVPESQPYSVLTLISLLPAPDSQRWYKRMVKEGKGDVARNLIIAAFSEALSLIDHKILLEDQFPQHASIPFSTAYGDFLGNITTRLLGTDTGRDVLFYTAQQIAGINEQMKKVVMPPKGK
- a CDS encoding caspase family protein, with product MRKALVVGIDYYEHVTPLFGCVNDAHTVKTVLDRNSDGTVNFGTKLLTGTGPSDFVKRAQLRDGIRELFAGECETALFYFAGHGHIESTGGYLIASDAKSGDEGIPLSEVVAFANQSSARNRIIILDSCHSGVAGNSALASNVAELKEGTTILTASTAEQYASEKNGAGVFTTLLVDALSGAAGNLVGDVTPGSVYAHIDQSLGPWDQRPVFKTNVKSFVSLRRVQAPVALTELQRITEFFPKAGDEFPLDPSFEPERQGADLSIPAPNPVNTAKFAILQKYNRVGLVVPVDAPHMWHAAMGNKACRLTVLGEHYRRLVEQGRI
- a CDS encoding TIR domain-containing protein; its protein translation is MTAKKRVFISFDYDNDEGAKIMLAGQAKLPDSPFDFKDASVKEHLTGDWKEKVGRRMDNIDVVVVLCGTKTDKATGVAAELTIAKEKKKEYFHLAAYSDKTCVKPTSATSSDKLYKWTWENLKNLIGGGR
- a CDS encoding toll/interleukin-1 receptor domain-containing protein encodes the protein MHKINKIKSFSYDVCLSFAEEERGYVEEVAESLKHKGVRVFYDRYELVALWGKDLYSHLDDIYQNSARYCVVFASNRYAKKIWTNHELRSAQARAIKEKHEYILPARFDDTAIPGLPDTINYINLKSVNPVELANLIVQKIGVWERENYFPADPDYLFKQLKCKTNSNKYYAYKVCLEFFNILKRLTDAEKEVLLTIILLGCHAELPENIHVDVERIVEATGLTIKNILRDLSGISVFGFECKSIQFHDDHGNLNEHIDIMWNQSQGKKFVMDIVYHMVHGATDGYCVGHAMAALRRNDFSQLSSDTFRLDEHQ
- a CDS encoding toll/interleukin-1 receptor domain-containing protein — its product is MNEQISGFKYDITVSFAGEDRLVVEQFVNKLNESGVRVFFDSWEQANLWGKDLYQHLDEVYRKSARFCVVFISQHYAAKAWTSHELRSAQARAFRDNAEYILPIKIDDTELLGLPPTIGYLDLRKVNVESIASLVLQKLHAEALTPILAQVATTTTTPAPTPPGFRIPRIGRANLDPVQEAYNLVAHIETVIDQRIPVLREAGLTVSKTTPEGSRLYRITYNQRLIYFFRMAVGSSMGAHILSFLDGWNEPSTANAATAYGEVQQTISQKEPSVSITNLSLLETPGVSVVMTYDELADSIWQKSCNVIESIMNR
- a CDS encoding YajD family HNH nuclease encodes the protein MSAGFNSRRPRTVKPISQQEADELVLKMRGERSALEDYRAKSLKLHGWICAKCAREFEQSNLHLLTVHHKDGNHKNNPSDGSNWENLCVYCHDDEHSRGILADYLNKGNKE